One stretch of Brachyhypopomus gauderio isolate BG-103 chromosome 8, BGAUD_0.2, whole genome shotgun sequence DNA includes these proteins:
- the slc2a1b gene encoding solute carrier family 2, facilitated glucose transporter member 1 isoform X1 — protein MEGDKKVTLQLMLAVGSAVIGSLQFGYNTGVINAPQKIIESFYNETWFERYGEAIPPPSLTSLWSISVAIFSVGGIFGSFSVGVFVNRFGRRNSMLFANVLAFISAALMGFSKLAASWEMLIMGRLVVGLYSGLTTGFVPMYVGEVSPTALRGALGTLHQLGIVIGILVAQVFGLDVIMGNASGWPWLLSFTFFPAVVQCILLPLCPKSPRYLLINCNEEEQARAALKRLRGTSDVSADMQEMKEESRQMMKEKKVTIPELFRSPLYRQPLVIAVILQLSQQLSGINAVFYYSTSIFEKAGVEQPVYATIGAGVINTAFTVVSLFLVERAGRRSLHLVGLLGMAGSAVLMTIALALLVRRCKHTAHTHLDSRVLCHLCFICVVVLRPLSQNQLHWMSYVSIIAIFAFVAFFEIGPGPIPWFIVAELFSQGPRPSAFAVAGFSNWTANFIVGMGFQYVEAICGPYVFIIFTVLLVGFFIFTYFKVPETRGRTFDEISAGFAQRSAEKPTPEELNALGADSQL, from the exons AAAGTGACCTTGCAGCTGATGCTGGCTGTTGGATCAGCTGTGATCGGCTCCCTGCAGTTTGGTTACAACACTGGAGTCATCAATGCACCCCAGAAG attattGAGAGCTTCTACAATGAGACCTGGTTCGAGCGGTATGGGGAGGCCATCCCTCCCCCTTCTCTCACCTCACTGTGGTCCATCTCGGTGGCCATCTTCTCAGTGGGCGGGATCTTTGGCTCCTTCTCCGTTGGGGTCTTCGTCAACCGCTTTGGAAG GAGGAACTCCATGCTCTTTGCCAACGTTCTTGCCTTCATCTCCGCCGCCCTGATGGGCTTCTCCAAGTTGGCGGCCTCGTGGGAGATGCTGATCATGGGCCGTTTGGTGGTGGGGCTCTACTCCGGCCTCACCACCGGCTTTGTGCCCATGTACGTGGGCGAGGTGTCCCCTACCGCCCTGCGAGGAGCCCTGGGCACCCTGCACCAGCTGGGCATCGTCATCGGCATCCTCGTGGCACAG GTGTTTGGTCTGGACGTGATCATGGGGAACGCCTCCGGCTGGCCATGGCTGCTCAGTTTCACCTTCTTCCCAGCGGTGGTGCAGTGCATCCTGCTACCCCTCTGTCCAAAGAGCCCACGCTACCTTCTCATCAACTGCAACGAGGAGGAACAGGCTAGAGcag cgttgAAAAGACTACGTGGCACCTCGGACGTAAGCGCAGACATGCAGGAGATGAAGGAGGAGAGCAGGCAGATGATGAAGGAGAAGAAGGTGACCATTCCAGAGCTGTTCCGCTCCCCGCTCTACCGCCAGCCGCTGGTCATCGCCGTCATCCTGCAGCTGTCTCAGCAGCTGTCTGGCATCAAtgct GTCTTCTACTACTCCACCAGCATCTTCGAGAAGGCCGGCGTGGAGCAGCCCGTGTACGCCACCATCGGGGCTGGAGTGATCAACACCGCGTTCACCGTGGTGTCG CTGTTTTTAGTGGAGAGAGCCGGCCGACGGTCACTGCACCTGGTGGGCCTGCTGGGCATGGCTGGGTCCGCTGTACTGATGACCATAGCCCTCGCACTGCTGGTACGCCGATGcaaacacaccgcacacacgcaCTTGGATTCACGTGTGCTGTGCCATCTCTGCTTCATCTGTGTTGTTGTCCTCCGCCCCCTCTCACAGAACCAGCTGCACTGGATGTCCTACGTGAGCATCATCGCTATTTTCGCCTTCGTGGCCTTCTTTGAAATCGGCCCGGGTCCAATCCCCTGGTTCATCGTGGCCGAGCTGTTCAGCCAGGGCCCCCGGCCGTCCGCCTTCGCCGTGGCCGGCTTCTCGAACTGGACCGCCAACTTCATCGTGGGGATGGGCTTTCAGTATGTGGAG gcTATCTGCGGCCCGTACGTCTTCATCATCTTCACCGTGCTGTTGGTGGGCTTCTTCATCTTCACCTACTTCAAGGTCCCCGAGACCAGGGGCCGAACGTTCGACGAGATCTCTGCGGGCTTCGCCCAGCGGAGCGCCGAGAAGCCCACGCCGGAGGAGCTGAACGCTCTGGGGGCCGACTCGCAGCTCTGA
- the slc2a1b gene encoding solute carrier family 2, facilitated glucose transporter member 1 isoform X2 has translation MEGDKKVTLQLMLAVGSAVIGSLQFGYNTGVINAPQKIIESFYNETWFERYGEAIPPPSLTSLWSISVAIFSVGGIFGSFSVGVFVNRFGRRNSMLFANVLAFISAALMGFSKLAASWEMLIMGRLVVGLYSGLTTGFVPMYVGEVSPTALRGALGTLHQLGIVIGILVAQVFGLDVIMGNASGWPWLLSFTFFPAVVQCILLPLCPKSPRYLLINCNEEEQARAALKRLRGTSDVSADMQEMKEESRQMMKEKKVTIPELFRSPLYRQPLVIAVILQLSQQLSGINAVFYYSTSIFEKAGVEQPVYATIGAGVINTAFTVVSLFLVERAGRRSLHLVGLLGMAGSAVLMTIALALLNQLHWMSYVSIIAIFAFVAFFEIGPGPIPWFIVAELFSQGPRPSAFAVAGFSNWTANFIVGMGFQYVEAICGPYVFIIFTVLLVGFFIFTYFKVPETRGRTFDEISAGFAQRSAEKPTPEELNALGADSQL, from the exons AAAGTGACCTTGCAGCTGATGCTGGCTGTTGGATCAGCTGTGATCGGCTCCCTGCAGTTTGGTTACAACACTGGAGTCATCAATGCACCCCAGAAG attattGAGAGCTTCTACAATGAGACCTGGTTCGAGCGGTATGGGGAGGCCATCCCTCCCCCTTCTCTCACCTCACTGTGGTCCATCTCGGTGGCCATCTTCTCAGTGGGCGGGATCTTTGGCTCCTTCTCCGTTGGGGTCTTCGTCAACCGCTTTGGAAG GAGGAACTCCATGCTCTTTGCCAACGTTCTTGCCTTCATCTCCGCCGCCCTGATGGGCTTCTCCAAGTTGGCGGCCTCGTGGGAGATGCTGATCATGGGCCGTTTGGTGGTGGGGCTCTACTCCGGCCTCACCACCGGCTTTGTGCCCATGTACGTGGGCGAGGTGTCCCCTACCGCCCTGCGAGGAGCCCTGGGCACCCTGCACCAGCTGGGCATCGTCATCGGCATCCTCGTGGCACAG GTGTTTGGTCTGGACGTGATCATGGGGAACGCCTCCGGCTGGCCATGGCTGCTCAGTTTCACCTTCTTCCCAGCGGTGGTGCAGTGCATCCTGCTACCCCTCTGTCCAAAGAGCCCACGCTACCTTCTCATCAACTGCAACGAGGAGGAACAGGCTAGAGcag cgttgAAAAGACTACGTGGCACCTCGGACGTAAGCGCAGACATGCAGGAGATGAAGGAGGAGAGCAGGCAGATGATGAAGGAGAAGAAGGTGACCATTCCAGAGCTGTTCCGCTCCCCGCTCTACCGCCAGCCGCTGGTCATCGCCGTCATCCTGCAGCTGTCTCAGCAGCTGTCTGGCATCAAtgct GTCTTCTACTACTCCACCAGCATCTTCGAGAAGGCCGGCGTGGAGCAGCCCGTGTACGCCACCATCGGGGCTGGAGTGATCAACACCGCGTTCACCGTGGTGTCG CTGTTTTTAGTGGAGAGAGCCGGCCGACGGTCACTGCACCTGGTGGGCCTGCTGGGCATGGCTGGGTCCGCTGTACTGATGACCATAGCCCTCGCACTGCTG AACCAGCTGCACTGGATGTCCTACGTGAGCATCATCGCTATTTTCGCCTTCGTGGCCTTCTTTGAAATCGGCCCGGGTCCAATCCCCTGGTTCATCGTGGCCGAGCTGTTCAGCCAGGGCCCCCGGCCGTCCGCCTTCGCCGTGGCCGGCTTCTCGAACTGGACCGCCAACTTCATCGTGGGGATGGGCTTTCAGTATGTGGAG gcTATCTGCGGCCCGTACGTCTTCATCATCTTCACCGTGCTGTTGGTGGGCTTCTTCATCTTCACCTACTTCAAGGTCCCCGAGACCAGGGGCCGAACGTTCGACGAGATCTCTGCGGGCTTCGCCCAGCGGAGCGCCGAGAAGCCCACGCCGGAGGAGCTGAACGCTCTGGGGGCCGACTCGCAGCTCTGA